The Microbacterium sp. SORGH_AS_0428 genome contains the following window.
GCGATCAGCTCGTCGACCTGCTGCTCGCTCACGGGCGCGTTCGGGAACGCGGCGAGGCGGCCGATCGGGAACGACGCCATCATCTTGATCATCCCCGCGTCGTCGCCGAACATCGCCGTGATCGCCGGACCGATGATCGGGGCCGTTGCGGGGTTGTCCAGCAGCTCGCCGATGGAGGACTCGCGCGACAGCGGCGGACGCACCTCGTCGCCGTCCAGCCGCAGCGCGACGGACGAGCGGATGTCGCGGCTCGATGAGGCGACGTCGAAGACGTACTCGCCGGGCTCCACGACCCAGCCGTCCACGCGGATGTCCCAGTAGGCGAGATCGCTTCTGCGCACGATGAGCTCGGCCGTGCGGGTCTCGCCCGCATCCAGCGCGACCGACAGGAACGACTTCAGCTCACGCGGCGCCCGCTGCACGGCGGAGTCGGGCAGCGAGGAGTAGACCTGCACGATCTCGCGGCCGGCGACCTCGCCCGTGTTCGTCACGTCGACCCGCACGCGTACGTCACCCGTCTCGGTGACCTCGGCGGCCGCATCCCCGTAGGAGAAGCGCGTGTAGGACAGGCCGTGGCCGAACGGGAAGGCGACGTCCTTCCCGCTCGCGTCGAAGCCGCGGTAGCCGACCAGGAGTCCCTCGCCGTAGCGCACGTGGCCGAACTCGCCCGGGAAGCTGCCGTAGGAGGGGGTGTCCTCCAACCGCAGCGGAATCGTCTCGGTGAGCTTGGCCGACGGGTTGACGTCGCCGAAGAGCACGTCGGCCGTGGCCGAGCCGCCGGCCTGGCCGAGCAGCCATCCCTCGAGGATCGCCGGCACGCGCTCGGCGAACGGCAGGGCCACCACGCCGCCGTTGGAGAGCACGACGACCACATTCGGGTTGGCCTTCACGACCTCCTCGACGAGCGCGAGCTGCACCGCGGGCAGATCGATGTGCGTGCGGTCGAAGCCCTCGGACTCCTCCGCGGCGGGAAGGCCGAGGAACAGCACGACGCGTTCGGCGGATGCGGCCGCGGCGACCGCCTCGGCGCGCAGCGCGTCCGCGTCGCCGCTGCCGTCGAAGGTGAAGCCCGCTGCGTAGGCGACCTCGCCGTCGGCCGCCTCGCGGATCGCGTCGAGGGCCGCATCCACCCGCGTCGGGTTGATGAGCGAGGACCCGGCGCCCTGGAAGCGCGGCTCGGCGGCGAAGGCTCCGATGACGGCGATGCGCTGCGCGCGCCCGAGGGGCAGGATGTCGCCGTCGTTCTTCAGCAGCACGATCGAACGGCCCGCGGCTTCGCGGGCGAGCGCGTGGTGGGCGTCGACGTCCAGCGTCCCGGATGCGGCGTCTCGCGCGCCGGCCTTGCGCACGAGATCGAGCACGCGGCCGGCGGCGAGGTCCACGGCGGCCTCGTCCAGCGAACCGTCTCTCACCGCGGCGACGAGCTGCGCGTCGGTCCGGCCGCCGCTCGAAGGCATCTCGAGGTCGAGCCCCGCCACGACACCGGCGACGCGGTCGTTGACCGCTCCCCAGTCGGAGACGACGAGCCCTTCGAAGCCCCACTCGCCGCGGAGCACAGAGGTGAGCAGCCAGGGGTCCTCGGAGGCGTACACGCCGTTGATCCGGTTGTACGAGCACATGACCGTCCACGGCTGGGCGTCCTGGACGACGCGCTGGAAGCCGCGCAGGTAGATCTCGCGCAGCGGCCGGGGATCGACGTCGCTGGAGACGCGGAGCCGGTCGGTCTCCTGGTTGTTCGCGGCGAAGTGCTTCAGCGAGGCACCGACGCCCCGCGACTGGATGCCGCGCACGAGGCCGGCACCCATGACGCCGGAGACGATCGGGTCCTCGGAGAAGTACTCGAAGTTGCGGCCGCACAGCGGGGAGCGCTTGATGTTCACGCCGGGGCCGAGGATCACGGCGACGTCCTCGAGCGCGGACTCCGCCCCGAGGGCGACACCCACCCGCTCGGCGAGCTCGGGATCGAACGACGAGCCCAGGCCCACGGCGGGCGGGAAGCACGTGGCGGGAACGCTCTGCGCGAGACCGAGGTGATCGCTCGCCGCCGACTGCTTGCGCAGTCCGTGGGGACCGTCGGTCATCATGATCGAGGGCACCCCGACCCGGTCGATCGGCTTGGTGGTCCAGAAATCGCGGCCGCTGGTGAGCGAAGCCTTCTCCTCGAGCGTCAGCTCGGCGGGGGACACATCCGTCATGGTGCTCCTTCGTGATCACGGCGCTGCTCCGCGCCGACGCGAAAAGCTTATGTCGCTCGGTTTTCGTCGCACAAGCGGTTTCGGCATATCCTCGGGAACATGACGCAACGGGGGTCCTACGCCAAGGGCGTCGCCCGGCGTGAACAGATCCTCGAGGCCGCACTCACGGTGATCGCCCGCGAGGGCTACCGCGCCGCATCCGTGCGCGAGATCGCGGACGCCGTGGGACTCAGCCAGGCGGGACTCCTGCACTACTTCGACAGCAAGGAGCATCTGTTCGTCGAGATCCTCCGCAAGCGCGACGAACTCGACCTGCGCACCTACCACCCCGAGGGCGCCGAAGACCTGCCCTCCGCCTACGAGCGGATGATCGCCCACAACGCCCAGGTGCCCGGGCTCGTGCACCTGTTCGCACGGATGTCGGTGGAGGCGAGCGATCCCGCGCATCCGGCGCACGCGTATTTCGCCGAGCGCACGTCCGGATTCCTCGACGGTCTCCGCGACTGGTTCCGGGAGGCGGCCGAGGCCGGACGGATGGCACCCGAGATCTCTCCCGCGACCGCCAGCAGGCTCGTGCAGGCGGCGTGGGACGGCGCGCAGCTGCAATGGCTGCTGGACCCCTCGGTCGACATGGCAGCGATCGTCCGCGCCGCGTTCCAGAGCGCGCTGAGCGGACGCCAGGCGCAGCTGCGATGACCGATCCTCTCGTCACCGTCTCGGCCGGCACCCTCCGTGGTATCCGCCGCCCGGGCTCGCTCGCGTTCCTCGGCATCCCCTTCGCGGCCGCTCCGGTCGGCGAGAACCGTTTCGCGGCCCCTCAGCCCGCCGAGCCCTGGGAGGGCGTGCGCGACGCGACCGCCTACGGACCGACCCCGCAGCGCGGCGACACCGGCATCACCCTCATCCCCGAGCCATCGGTGCCCGGCGACGCGACGCTCAACGTGAACGTCTTCACACCGGACACGGATGCGGCCGCACCCTTCCCCGTGCTCGTGTGGATCCACGGCGGCGGCTACATCTCGGGCTCGCCCGCGAGCCCCTGGTACGACGGCGACACGTTCGCCCGCGAGGGGATCGTCGTCGTGACCCTGTCGTACCGGCTCGGCTTCGACGGATTCGGCGAGATCGAGGGCGCCGTGAGCAACCGCGGTGTGCGGGACTGGCTCGCGGCCCTCGAGTGGGTGCAGCAGAACATCGCCGCGTTCGGCGGCGACCCCGCGCGGGTGACGATCGGCGGGCAATCCGCCGGCGGCGGCGCGGTGCTGACGCTGCTCGGGATGCCGTCGGCGCAGCACCTCTTCTCGGCGGCCTGGTCGATCTCCGGCGCGCTGGGGGACGTTCCGCTCGACGAGGCGCGCGCCCGCGCCGCGCGTCTGGCGACCGCCGCGGGCGTGAGCGCTGATCGCGACGGCTTCGCCTCGGCACCCGAAGAGACACTGCACGCCCTGCAGAGCACGATCGAGCTCGCGCCGCATCGCGGACGGCTCGCGCCGCTGCGCGAGATGATCGCGGAGCGCGCGTGGGGGCCCGCCGTCGACGGCGACCTGCTCCGCACCGACACTCCGACCTCCATCGCCGCCGGCGTCGGCGCCGACAAGCCCCTGCTGCTCGGTTCCACCGCCGACGAGTTCACGATGGTGACCGACTCCTTCGCCGACAAGCTGCGCCTCGTCCCCGCCTGGCTGGCGTTGGCGGCTCTGGGACTCGACCGCCGGCGACGCCGCGCGTACCTGCGCGACAATCCGGGGCCCCGCGCGAAGGGGACGGCAGCCGTGCTCGGCCGGTACGTGACCGACCGCGTCTTCGGCGCACTCGTGCCGCGCATCGCCGACGCCCGCCGGACGGCCGCTCCGACGTGGGCCTACCGGTTCACCTGGCCCTCGCCCACGATCGGCTGGGCCTGCCATTGCCTCGATGTACCGTTCTGGTTCGGACGGCTCGACGCGGACGGCGTCGCCCGGATCGCGGGGACGAATCCGCCCGCATCCCTCGCCGAACGGATGCACGCGACGGCGGTGGCCTTCATCCGCGACCACGCCGCGGAGTGGACGCCGTGGGGCGAGGCGCCCGGCACCACCCAGGTCTTCGACCTCGACTCCCCCGTCGCGCCCGACGGCTACACCGGCGCCGCCGCGCTGCTCTGACGCCCCCTTCTTCACCCCGGTCACCCCGGGCGCGGCGCGTGCGGCTCAGGCCTCGCGAGGCAGCGGCGGGATGAGGACGGCGCGCGGCATCCGCTGGCGCATGACGGCGACCGCATCCGCGTTGTCGTCGACGAGCACGGCGTGCCGGCCAAGAGGAGCGGCGACCGCGCCGGTCGTTCCGCTGCCCGCGAAGAGGTCCAGCACCGCGTCTCCGGGGCGACTGGATGCCTGCACGATGCGACGCAGCACCCCCTCGGGCTTCTGCGTCGGGTATCCGGTCTTCTCGCCGCCGGAGGTCGGCACGATCGTGTGCCACCACACATCCGTGGGCAGCTTGCCGCGCGCGGCCTTCTCGGCCGTGACCAGCCCCGGCGCCATGTACGGTTCGCGATCCACCGCATCCGCGTCGAAGAAGTACCGCGCCGGATCCTTCACGTACACGAGGATCGTCTCGTGCTTCGTCGGCCATCGGCGTCGGCTCTTCGCGCCGTAGTCGTAGGCCCACACGATCTCGTTCAGGAACCGGTCACGACCGAAGAGCGCGTCGAGCATGACTTTCGCGTAGTGCACCTCGCGATAGTCGAGATGCAGGTACAGCGTGCCGTCGTCCGCCAGCAGGCGCCAGGCCTCGAGCAACCGCGGTTCGAGAAAGCCCCAGTAGTCGTCGAACCGGTCGTCGTACGCGCGCAGGTCGCCCCGCAGCCGCGCGTACTCCTGCCCGCGGAAGCCGGGCCGGGAGACCACATCCGCGACGGGTGCCGTCGCGGTCTCGATCGCACGGATGCGGGAGCGCCCCGTGTTGAACGGCGGATCGAGGTAGACCAGCGTGAAGGCTCCGGAGGGGAGTTCGCGCGCGACGGCCAGGTTGTCGCCGTGGTGGATGGCGACGGTCCCGGAGGTGAGCCCGTTCACGGCACGCGCTGCAGCCACGCATCCGTCGCGAACTTGCTCTCAACGAGCTCCTCCGCCTCGGCGTATTCCGCTTCGGTGATATGCCCGGTCGTCGCGCCGTACATCGTGGTGAACGTGCTGATGAAGCGGTCGATGATCTGCTCTCGCGGCAGGCCCGTCTGTCGGCGCAGCGGGTCGACGCGCTTGGCGGCCGAGACCGTGCCCTTGTCGCTCAGCTTCTCGCGCCCGATGCGCAGAACCTCGGTCATGACCTCTCCGTCGAGGTCGTAGCTGAGGGTCGCGTGGTGCAGGACGCCGCCGTTGGCGAGGCGCTTCTGCGCGGCGCCGCCGATCTTGCCCTGCGGCGAGGAGATGTCGTTGAGCGGCTGGTACGTCGCCTCGACGCCGAGCGAACGCAGCGCCTGCAGTGCCCAGTCGTCGAGGAACGCGTACGAGTCGGCGAAGGTCATGCCGGCGACGAGGGATGCCGGCACGTACAGAGAGTAGGTGATGATCGCGTTGGCGCCCATCATCATCGCGCCTCCGCCCGAGATGCGCCGGACGACGTCGTACCCGTGGCGGGCCGCCCCCTCGGGGTCGACCTCGTTGCGCAGCGATTGGAAGGAGCCGATGACCACCGCGGACTCGTTCCATTCCCAGAGCCGCAGGGTGGGGTTGCGGCGGCCGTCTCCGACGCGAGCGGTGAGCACCTCGTCGAGCGCGAGGTTCATCCGCGGCGAGACGGGCGCGTCGTGCACGACCTCCCAGGAGAAGTCCTTCCAGCCGGGAGCGGTCACCAGCGCCCGGCGCACGACCGTGCCGACCGCCTCCGGCGAGAAGCCGAGCAGCTGCGCGCCGTCCGGAAGCGCCGCGCGGACGGCGGCGGCGATCGTGGCCGCATCCGTCTCGACCGACAGCCCCTCGACCGCGCGGTTGATGTCGATCAGCGCCTCGTCCGGCTCGAGGAAGAAGTCGCCCGCGAGGTGCACGTCGGCGATGCGCCCCTCCCGCACCTCGAGATCGACGACAACGAGCTTGCCCCCGGGGACCTTGTACTCACCGTGCATGCTCTCAGCCTAGGTCGCCCGCTCCCCCGCGGCCCCGCATCCTCGACCCACGTCGCCGAGACTGCACTTCCCGCACGAGATCACGGTTGATACCCGTGATCTCGTCATCAAGATGGGCCCACGCGCCCAGAGGCTCCGCGTCCGCGCAGCGGGTGTGGAGAGGGCGTGGGGACAGTCTCGCGGGGGAATGGGGGCGACAGACCGGGACAAAGAGCGCCTCAGGCGCGCGAGGGGATGCGGGCGTCGAGCCAGGCGAGGAGGTCGGCGCGCACGTCGGCCTGCATGACCTCGTTGAAGATCTCGTGGCGCGCACCGGGGTAGACGAGGGTCGTGACGTCGGTGAGCCCGGAGCGCTCGCGGTACTCGGCCGCGAGCTTGTGGACGCTGCGGGGGCCGCCGACGGTGTCGTCGCGCCCGACCATGAGCAGGATGGGGATGTCGCGGCCCAGATTCCGGCGCGGGCGTCCGAACAGCCGCGCGGCGTCGACGGGCCCGAAGAGCTTCAGCAGGGGCGTGACCGTGGTCAGCGGGTCGTCGACGAAGGCGCGCCCGACCGAGAGGTCGCTCGAGAGCCACGCGGTGCCCGTGGCATCCTCTCGCCGCCACGGCGCGTTGAGGTTGCCCGCGTTCAGCGTGCCCGGCAGACGCAGCGCCGATCCCGACAGCACGACGGCGTCGTAGGCCTCCGGATGCCGGTTCACGAGGATCTGTGCAAGGAAGGATCCCCAGGAGTGGCCCAGCAGCACGAGCGGGAGGTCGGGGTTCTCGTCTCGGATGCGGCGGGTCAGCTGCCAGACGGCATCCACCGCCGCCCGGTGTCCGCCGCGGCCGAGCCGGCCCAGACGCGCGGTGTCCCCCCATTGCTTCATGCCGGTGCGCCCGTGCCCGCGGTGATCGTCCGCGTAGACCGTGAAGCCGGCCTCGGTGAGAGCCGAGATCAGCACCGGGTAACGGCCGGCGTGTTCGCCGACCCCGTGCAGGAGCTGGACGACACCGCGCGCGGCGCCTTGGGCGGGATGGACGTCGTAGACGATCGCGACGCCGAGCGCGTCGGTGAACTCCGGCATGGTCTCGATTTTATGGGTCGCGCACGGCGCTGCCGGGTGTAATCTCTGGTCGAGAAAGCTAGAAAAGCGAGACAAATTATGAGCGCTCCGTCATCCCGTCGCTGGGCGGGCCTGGTCTTCATCAGCGTCGCCGTGTCGCTGATCATCGTCGACTCGACGATCGTGAACGTCGCCGTGCCCTCGATCGTCGACGAGCTCGGCGTCTCCTCGACCGAGGTGCAGTGGATCCAGGAGGCGTACACGCTCGTCTTCGCCGCCTTCCTCCTGTTGTTCGGGTCGATCGCCGACCGGATCGGCCGGCGGCGGCTCATGCTCATCGGCGTCGTCCTGTTCGCGCTCGCCTCCATCGCCGCGGCGCTCGCCCCGGACGGGCGCCTGCTGATCCTCGCGCGTCTCGTACAGGGCGTGGGCGGCGCGATGATCCTGCCGACGACCCTCTCCCTCATCAACGCGACCTTCCGCGGCAAGGAGCGCGGCATCGCATTCGCCGTATGGGGCTCGACGATCGGCGGCATGGCAGCCGTCGGGCCTCTGCTCGGAGGCTGGCTCACCACCGCCTTCTCGTGGCGATGGGCGTTCGGCATCAACCTTCCCCTCGCCGTCATCATCGTGATCGGCGTGCTGATGACCGTCCCGGAGTCCCGCGAATCCGCCCGACGGGGCATCGACGGGGTAGGAGCGCTCCTGTCGGTCGTCCTCTTCGGCTCCCTCGTGTTCGGACTCATCGAAGGACGCACGTACGGCTGGTGGCAGAACACCGACACCACCTTCTCGCTCGGCTCGTTCACCTGGCCGTTCTCGATCTCGCCCGTGCCCGTGGCCTTCGCGATCGCAGTGGTCGCGCTCATCGCCTTCATCGCGTGGAGCGTGCACCGGGTCCAGCGCGGCCGCGCCGCCCTCCTGGACCTGTCGTTGTTCCGCATCGGCACGTTCCGCGACGGCAACCTCGTCGCGCTCACGGTCGCCCTCGGCGAGTTCGGCATCATCCTGTCGCTGCCGCTGTGGCTGCAGTTCGTGCTCGGCTTCGACGCACTGCAGACGGGCCTGGTGCTCCTGGCCCTCGCGATCGGCTCCTTCGTCGCGAGCGGTTTCGCGGGGGCCGCATCCGGCCGCGTGACACCGGTCGCGATCGTGCGGGTCGGGCTTCTCGCCGAGATCATCGGCATCGTCTGGGTCGGCCTCGTCGTCGCCCCGGGTGCGGCCTGGGGCTGGCTGCTGCCGGCGCTGTTCGTCTACGGGTTCGGCGTGGGGCTCGCGACGGCACAGCTCACCGGCGTCATCCTGCAGGACGTCCCG
Protein-coding sequences here:
- a CDS encoding helix-turn-helix domain-containing protein; protein product: MTQRGSYAKGVARREQILEAALTVIAREGYRAASVREIADAVGLSQAGLLHYFDSKEHLFVEILRKRDELDLRTYHPEGAEDLPSAYERMIAHNAQVPGLVHLFARMSVEASDPAHPAHAYFAERTSGFLDGLRDWFREAAEAGRMAPEISPATASRLVQAAWDGAQLQWLLDPSVDMAAIVRAAFQSALSGRQAQLR
- a CDS encoding DHA2 family efflux MFS transporter permease subunit, translating into MSAPSSRRWAGLVFISVAVSLIIVDSTIVNVAVPSIVDELGVSSTEVQWIQEAYTLVFAAFLLLFGSIADRIGRRRLMLIGVVLFALASIAAALAPDGRLLILARLVQGVGGAMILPTTLSLINATFRGKERGIAFAVWGSTIGGMAAVGPLLGGWLTTAFSWRWAFGINLPLAVIIVIGVLMTVPESRESARRGIDGVGALLSVVLFGSLVFGLIEGRTYGWWQNTDTTFSLGSFTWPFSISPVPVAFAIAVVALIAFIAWSVHRVQRGRAALLDLSLFRIGTFRDGNLVALTVALGEFGIILSLPLWLQFVLGFDALQTGLVLLALAIGSFVASGFAGAASGRVTPVAIVRVGLLAEIIGIVWVGLVVAPGAAWGWLLPALFVYGFGVGLATAQLTGVILQDVPVELSGQGSGTQSTSRQVGAALGVAILGTVLFTSTGGLLASSLDDAGVPASQRDEIVSSVVDSAGGAIAGLAANPQTAEIATAAETAFSDGTRYAAFTAAGFIAVGLVATLTLGSRRREEITTE
- a CDS encoding carboxylesterase family protein yields the protein MTDPLVTVSAGTLRGIRRPGSLAFLGIPFAAAPVGENRFAAPQPAEPWEGVRDATAYGPTPQRGDTGITLIPEPSVPGDATLNVNVFTPDTDAAAPFPVLVWIHGGGYISGSPASPWYDGDTFAREGIVVVTLSYRLGFDGFGEIEGAVSNRGVRDWLAALEWVQQNIAAFGGDPARVTIGGQSAGGGAVLTLLGMPSAQHLFSAAWSISGALGDVPLDEARARAARLATAAGVSADRDGFASAPEETLHALQSTIELAPHRGRLAPLREMIAERAWGPAVDGDLLRTDTPTSIAAGVGADKPLLLGSTADEFTMVTDSFADKLRLVPAWLALAALGLDRRRRRAYLRDNPGPRAKGTAAVLGRYVTDRVFGALVPRIADARRTAAPTWAYRFTWPSPTIGWACHCLDVPFWFGRLDADGVARIAGTNPPASLAERMHATAVAFIRDHAAEWTPWGEAPGTTQVFDLDSPVAPDGYTGAAALL
- a CDS encoding biotin/lipoate A/B protein ligase family protein, translated to MHGEYKVPGGKLVVVDLEVREGRIADVHLAGDFFLEPDEALIDINRAVEGLSVETDAATIAAAVRAALPDGAQLLGFSPEAVGTVVRRALVTAPGWKDFSWEVVHDAPVSPRMNLALDEVLTARVGDGRRNPTLRLWEWNESAVVIGSFQSLRNEVDPEGAARHGYDVVRRISGGGAMMMGANAIITYSLYVPASLVAGMTFADSYAFLDDWALQALRSLGVEATYQPLNDISSPQGKIGGAAQKRLANGGVLHHATLSYDLDGEVMTEVLRIGREKLSDKGTVSAAKRVDPLRRQTGLPREQIIDRFISTFTTMYGATTGHITEAEYAEAEELVESKFATDAWLQRVP
- a CDS encoding site-specific DNA-methyltransferase; protein product: MAAARAVNGLTSGTVAIHHGDNLAVARELPSGAFTLVYLDPPFNTGRSRIRAIETATAPVADVVSRPGFRGQEYARLRGDLRAYDDRFDDYWGFLEPRLLEAWRLLADDGTLYLHLDYREVHYAKVMLDALFGRDRFLNEIVWAYDYGAKSRRRWPTKHETILVYVKDPARYFFDADAVDREPYMAPGLVTAEKAARGKLPTDVWWHTIVPTSGGEKTGYPTQKPEGVLRRIVQASSRPGDAVLDLFAGSGTTGAVAAPLGRHAVLVDDNADAVAVMRQRMPRAVLIPPLPREA
- a CDS encoding alpha/beta hydrolase, which gives rise to MPEFTDALGVAIVYDVHPAQGAARGVVQLLHGVGEHAGRYPVLISALTEAGFTVYADDHRGHGRTGMKQWGDTARLGRLGRGGHRAAVDAVWQLTRRIRDENPDLPLVLLGHSWGSFLAQILVNRHPEAYDAVVLSGSALRLPGTLNAGNLNAPWRREDATGTAWLSSDLSVGRAFVDDPLTTVTPLLKLFGPVDAARLFGRPRRNLGRDIPILLMVGRDDTVGGPRSVHKLAAEYRERSGLTDVTTLVYPGARHEIFNEVMQADVRADLLAWLDARIPSRA
- a CDS encoding glycoside hydrolase family 3 C-terminal domain-containing protein, encoding MTDVSPAELTLEEKASLTSGRDFWTTKPIDRVGVPSIMMTDGPHGLRKQSAASDHLGLAQSVPATCFPPAVGLGSSFDPELAERVGVALGAESALEDVAVILGPGVNIKRSPLCGRNFEYFSEDPIVSGVMGAGLVRGIQSRGVGASLKHFAANNQETDRLRVSSDVDPRPLREIYLRGFQRVVQDAQPWTVMCSYNRINGVYASEDPWLLTSVLRGEWGFEGLVVSDWGAVNDRVAGVVAGLDLEMPSSGGRTDAQLVAAVRDGSLDEAAVDLAAGRVLDLVRKAGARDAASGTLDVDAHHALAREAAGRSIVLLKNDGDILPLGRAQRIAVIGAFAAEPRFQGAGSSLINPTRVDAALDAIREAADGEVAYAAGFTFDGSGDADALRAEAVAAAASAERVVLFLGLPAAEESEGFDRTHIDLPAVQLALVEEVVKANPNVVVVLSNGGVVALPFAERVPAILEGWLLGQAGGSATADVLFGDVNPSAKLTETIPLRLEDTPSYGSFPGEFGHVRYGEGLLVGYRGFDASGKDVAFPFGHGLSYTRFSYGDAAAEVTETGDVRVRVDVTNTGEVAGREIVQVYSSLPDSAVQRAPRELKSFLSVALDAGETRTAELIVRRSDLAYWDIRVDGWVVEPGEYVFDVASSSRDIRSSVALRLDGDEVRPPLSRESSIGELLDNPATAPIIGPAITAMFGDDAGMIKMMASFPIGRLAAFPNAPVSEQQVDELIAAGNA